In one Tessaracoccus palaemonis genomic region, the following are encoded:
- the tyrS gene encoding tyrosine--tRNA ligase: MNATLDDLAWRGLIAHSTDRDALAAHLDEGPVKFYVGFDPTAQSVHTGNLVQLLLARRLQQAGHRPFMLVGGATGLIGDPKEAGERVMNSVDVVHGWVDKIRAQVERFVSFEGDNAATMVNNYDWTSQMSVLDFLRDVGKHFPVNRMLARDVVARRLESGISYTEFSYVLLQSMDYRELNRRHGVTLQTGGSDQWGNLTAGVELIRRSDQGKVHAMATPLLTKADGTKFGKTESGTVWLDENLTSVYAFHQFFLNAEDAKVIDYLKVFSFRSREEIETLEQATIDAPYKREAQRALADDVTDLVHGRAEREAAAAAAQALFGRGELQELSAHTLDGVVREVKGAEVDGDVTIVDALVAAGLVDSKGAARRAVAEGGAYLNNEKVTDPELLLTGELLLHGRYAILRRGRKTVGAVVRG, encoded by the coding sequence GTGAACGCAACTCTTGACGACCTTGCCTGGCGTGGGCTCATCGCCCACTCGACCGACCGCGACGCCCTGGCGGCGCACCTGGACGAGGGCCCCGTCAAGTTCTATGTGGGCTTCGACCCCACGGCGCAGAGCGTCCACACCGGAAACCTCGTCCAGCTCCTCCTCGCCCGCCGCCTCCAGCAGGCAGGCCACAGGCCCTTCATGCTCGTCGGCGGCGCCACCGGATTGATCGGCGACCCCAAGGAGGCGGGGGAGCGGGTGATGAACTCCGTTGACGTCGTGCACGGGTGGGTCGACAAGATCCGCGCCCAGGTCGAGCGGTTCGTCTCCTTCGAGGGTGACAACGCCGCCACGATGGTCAACAACTACGACTGGACGAGCCAGATGTCCGTGCTGGACTTCCTACGCGACGTCGGCAAGCACTTCCCGGTCAACCGCATGCTGGCGCGCGACGTCGTGGCCCGACGCCTCGAGTCCGGCATCTCCTACACGGAGTTCTCGTACGTGCTGCTGCAGTCGATGGACTACCGCGAGCTCAACAGGCGCCACGGCGTGACGCTGCAGACGGGCGGCTCCGACCAGTGGGGCAACCTCACGGCGGGAGTCGAGCTCATCCGCAGGAGCGACCAGGGCAAGGTGCACGCGATGGCGACGCCCCTTCTCACGAAGGCCGACGGCACCAAGTTCGGCAAGACGGAGTCCGGGACCGTGTGGCTCGACGAGAACCTGACGTCCGTGTATGCCTTCCACCAGTTCTTCCTGAACGCGGAGGACGCGAAGGTCATCGACTACCTGAAGGTCTTCTCCTTCCGTAGCAGGGAGGAGATCGAGACGCTCGAGCAGGCCACGATCGACGCTCCGTACAAGCGGGAGGCCCAGCGCGCCCTGGCCGACGACGTGACCGATCTGGTGCACGGCCGGGCGGAGCGGGAGGCAGCCGCCGCGGCCGCCCAGGCCCTGTTCGGCAGAGGAGAGCTCCAGGAGCTGTCCGCGCACACGCTCGACGGTGTGGTGCGTGAGGTCAAGGGTGCCGAGGTCGACGGCGACGTGACGATCGTCGACGCGCTCGTCGCCGCCGGCCTCGTGGACTCCAAGGGGGCGGCGCGTCGCGCAGTCGCCGAGGGAGGCGCCTACCTGAACAACGAGAAGGTGACCGACCCCGAACTCCTGCTGACGGGGGAGCTCCTGCTGCACGGTCGCTACGCGATCCTGCGGCGGGGACGCAAGACGGTGGGAGCCGTGGTTCGAGGCTGA
- a CDS encoding IS3 family transposase (programmed frameshift) → MAAEKKSRRRYTAEYRAEAARLVIDTGRPIAHVAQELGIGSQLLGRWVQAERDRDAGEPDGDLSLDERAELKRLRREVSELRKDNEFLGKAAGLLRVEATTIERFELMAAEKANFEVARMARLLRVSRSGYYQWAQRRVAGPSSRARRQASLDERVRALHEASDQVYGAPRITADLHQEGTAVNVKTVASSLRRQGLEGISPRSFSPVTTIPGVPTHHIPDRVSREWDTGELNRVWVSDITYLRTGEGWLYLCVVRDGCSRRVLGWAMDSHQDSDLVERALTMARTLRGDVPGQVVFHADRGTQYTSDQLHRAAKRLGVEQSMGRTGVCFDNAMAESFWSTLKHEFYHRHTWPTRAQARREVARWIEVVYNRRRRHSALGYQRPVEFETTKTQTDTGRVTKDQAA, encoded by the exons ATGGCAGCAGAGAAGAAGAGTCGTCGGAGGTACACGGCGGAGTATCGGGCCGAGGCGGCTCGGTTGGTGATCGACACCGGGCGGCCGATCGCGCATGTGGCCCAGGAGTTGGGTATCGGGTCCCAGCTGTTGGGGCGGTGGGTCCAGGCGGAGCGTGATCGGGACGCTGGCGAGCCCGACGGCGATCTGAGCTTGGACGAGCGGGCCGAGTTGAAGCGGTTGCGTCGGGAAGTCAGCGAGCTACGCAAGGACAACGAGTTCCTGGGAAAAGCAGCTG GCCTTCTTCGCGTCGAAGCCACCACGATCGAACGGTTCGAACTGATGGCGGCGGAGAAGGCCAACTTTGAGGTGGCCCGGATGGCGCGGCTGTTGCGGGTGTCCAGGTCGGGTTACTACCAGTGGGCCCAGCGCCGCGTGGCTGGTCCGAGCAGCCGGGCTCGCCGGCAGGCGAGCTTGGATGAACGGGTCCGTGCTCTGCATGAGGCCTCTGACCAGGTCTACGGCGCGCCGAGGATCACCGCTGATCTCCACCAGGAGGGCACGGCAGTCAACGTGAAGACGGTCGCTTCGTCGTTGCGTCGGCAGGGTCTGGAGGGGATCTCCCCGCGCTCGTTCTCGCCGGTGACCACGATCCCGGGGGTCCCGACTCACCACATTCCCGACCGGGTCAGCCGCGAGTGGGACACGGGAGAGTTGAACAGGGTGTGGGTCTCGGACATCACCTACCTGCGGACCGGGGAGGGCTGGCTCTACCTGTGTGTGGTGCGTGACGGGTGTTCCCGGCGGGTGCTGGGCTGGGCGATGGACTCCCACCAGGACAGTGACCTGGTCGAACGCGCGTTGACTATGGCGAGAACCCTCCGTGGTGACGTCCCGGGGCAGGTCGTGTTCCATGCCGACCGCGGCACGCAGTACACCTCCGACCAACTGCACCGCGCCGCGAAACGCCTCGGGGTGGAGCAGTCGATGGGACGCACCGGGGTGTGCTTCGACAACGCGATGGCTGAGTCGTTCTGGTCCACGCTGAAGCACGAGTTCTACCACCGGCACACCTGGCCGACCCGGGCCCAAGCCCGACGGGAGGTCGCCCGCTGGATCGAGGTCGTCTACAACCGACGACGACGTCACTCAGCCCTGGGCTACCAACGCCCCGTCGAGTTCGAAACCACCAAGACCCAGACCGACACCGGCCGGGTCACCAAGGATCAAGCCGCGTAA
- a CDS encoding nuclear transport factor 2 family protein: MDKASGQDVVRLEKELLTSPTRANAARLELLFHPEFTEVGRSGHLWSRKQIIAGLLSEEDWPKVATEDWNVQELSNKVIMVTYQARQGLRVSRHVSIWIRGKTGLQLRYHQATIVPDVALSR, encoded by the coding sequence ATGGACAAGGCATCGGGTCAGGACGTCGTTCGGCTTGAGAAGGAGCTACTGACCTCGCCCACCCGCGCGAACGCCGCACGGCTGGAGCTGCTGTTCCATCCGGAGTTCACCGAGGTCGGTCGCTCGGGGCACCTCTGGTCCCGGAAGCAGATCATCGCTGGTCTCCTCAGCGAGGAGGACTGGCCGAAGGTCGCGACGGAGGACTGGAACGTCCAGGAACTGAGCAACAAGGTGATCATGGTCACCTACCAGGCACGACAGGGGTTGCGCGTGTCGAGGCACGTCTCCATCTGGATACGCGGCAAGACGGGCCTCCAGCTGCGCTACCACCAGGCGACGATCGTGCCCGACGTCGCGCTCTCTCGCTGA